Genomic segment of Maricaulis maris:
GTTTCCGTTGACAAATCCGGACGAGCAACCGCGCTGGTCGAGAAACCACAAATGCCCAAGTCGAACCTCGCTGTGACCGGCTTGTATGTCTATGACAACACTGTTGTTGACCGTGTCCGGGTACTTTCGCCTTCCGCGCGCAACGAACTTGAAATCACGGACCTCAACAAGCTCTACCTTCAGGATGGATCCCTGCGGGTGGTTCCGCTTGGGCGCGGCGTCGCCTGGCTTGACACCGGTACGGCTCAGTCCCTGCTCGAGGCCTCGGAATTCGTACGCTCGCTGCAGCGTCGACAAGGTCTGCAGATAGCCTGCATTGAGGAAATCGCCTACCGCCAAGGCTGGATCGGTAGCGCCGACCTCGATCGCGCTGCCAAGAGTTTTGAATCATGTGACTACGGTAAGTATCTTGATCGCCTTCCGAGAGTCTCGGAGTGATTGAGCGACAACTCCTGCCGCAATCCCGAAAGAGC
This window contains:
- the rfbA gene encoding glucose-1-phosphate thymidylyltransferase RfbA, which encodes MKGIVLAGGSGTRLGPLTVSTSKQLLPVYDKPMIYYPLSALMLAGIRQVEIITTPRDEADFRKLLGDGSQLGMKLSYVVQTAPRGIADAFILCRDFIGDSPVTLILGDNLFYGHGLSELLHQSVSGSIAGATIFSYHVNNPRRYGVVSVDKSGRATALVEKPQMPKSNLAVTGLYVYDNTVVDRVRVLSPSARNELEITDLNKLYLQDGSLRVVPLGRGVAWLDTGTAQSLLEASEFVRSLQRRQGLQIACIEEIAYRQGWIGSADLDRAAKSFESCDYGKYLDRLPRVSE